A window of Terriglobus sp. RCC_193 contains these coding sequences:
- the gyrA gene encoding DNA gyrase subunit A, whose product MADDQNQLPLGSNGGNNPEENAKVPDTAPAGSGGDGGNTPTGPGAAFMIPINIEEEMRRSYLDYSMSVIIGRALPDVRDGLKPVHRRILYAMQEMGLQANKKYTKCAKVVGHAMGNYHPHGDSAIYDAMVRLAQPFSMRYPLVDGQGNFGSVDGDPPAAMRYTEARMMKIAGEMLADIDMDTVDFTPNYDESTLEPTVLPARFPNLIVNGSSGIAVGMATNIPPHNLTEIINATISLVNATGLSRDEELDLVMQTVQGPDFPTGGFIFGKRNIRESYRTGRGRFLMRAKCSTEELKGGRESIIVSEIPYQVNKNNLIKRIAELVTDKIIDDISDVRDESDRDGMRIVIELKRGAQPEIVLNQLYKNTSMQESFSMIFLAVHNSQPRELPLPDAIRAFIDHRIDVVRRRTAFLLGKAREREHTLLGLQIALDHLDTVIRVIRNSSNRADARENLFAYFSGKRINLRGTELQGVTLDPAKYGIDSALLPAAPAGSALSGTLILSYRQIDAILELQLYRLTQLSIDELLNELAKVRENIAYYESILASEKKLRGVIVAELEEIRDKYGDVRRTQIVDETAELQLEDLIADEQVAVTVSHSGYLKRTPISTYRQQRRGGTGRLGMKTREEDFVASLIVDSTHAYLLFFTNTGRVFWMKIYEIPDVGAAGKGKHMASMLALQPGEKIVNYLAVRNLKEEGKYVFFATRDGIVKKTPLVDFSNVMARGIIAINIDKEDELIGVRLTSGDDVVFLATHEGMAIRFEEKYDPEKSGGLRPMGRNAGGNKGITLRKGDYVIGVAVTPSEDSRNRKRLELAAKLDTANGITHSATLLQEIKDGTALNPSATDALKGTGFSPSATDALKGTGFSPSANDVLKGTGLSSSATDALKGTGFSSSANDALKGTGFSPSVEEALKKGASAPEGAKANKPSLLVQVLQAIADLQKAKSSVPLELEGDPNENVVEAAAPQEHAARIEALDKEIGITPCLILTVSENGFGKRTDVDAYRLQSRGGKGVINMRTTPKIGKVSSIQLVDETTELMVISQFGKIIRIDTKSIRAAGRATMGVKLLDLDDADKVAAAVTIPAEEKNEEEKPLVQ is encoded by the coding sequence ATGGCAGACGATCAGAACCAGCTTCCCCTCGGCTCAAACGGCGGCAACAACCCCGAAGAAAACGCGAAAGTTCCTGACACCGCACCTGCAGGGTCAGGAGGCGACGGCGGCAACACGCCCACCGGCCCCGGCGCAGCGTTCATGATCCCCATCAACATTGAAGAAGAGATGCGGCGGTCGTATCTCGACTACTCCATGTCCGTCATCATCGGGCGCGCTCTCCCCGACGTCCGCGACGGCCTGAAGCCCGTGCATCGCCGCATCTTATACGCAATGCAGGAGATGGGTCTCCAGGCCAACAAAAAGTACACCAAGTGCGCCAAGGTCGTCGGCCACGCTATGGGTAACTACCACCCCCACGGCGACTCCGCCATTTACGACGCCATGGTCCGCCTCGCCCAGCCCTTCTCCATGCGCTACCCGCTGGTCGACGGCCAGGGCAACTTCGGCTCCGTGGACGGCGATCCGCCCGCCGCCATGCGTTACACCGAAGCCCGCATGATGAAGATCGCGGGCGAAATGCTCGCCGACATCGACATGGACACCGTCGATTTCACCCCCAACTACGACGAGTCCACGCTCGAACCCACGGTCCTGCCCGCGCGTTTCCCGAACCTCATCGTGAACGGTTCCAGCGGTATCGCCGTCGGCATGGCGACCAACATCCCGCCGCACAACCTCACAGAGATCATCAACGCCACCATCAGCCTGGTGAACGCCACCGGCCTCAGCCGCGATGAAGAACTCGACCTCGTCATGCAGACGGTGCAGGGCCCGGATTTCCCCACCGGCGGCTTCATCTTCGGCAAGCGCAACATCCGCGAGTCCTACCGCACCGGCCGCGGTCGCTTCCTCATGCGCGCCAAGTGCTCCACGGAAGAGCTCAAGGGCGGTCGCGAGTCGATCATCGTCAGCGAGATCCCCTACCAGGTCAACAAGAACAACCTCATCAAGCGCATCGCGGAACTCGTCACCGACAAGATCATTGACGACATCTCCGACGTCCGCGACGAGTCCGACCGCGACGGCATGCGCATCGTCATCGAACTCAAGCGCGGCGCGCAGCCTGAGATCGTGCTCAACCAGCTTTACAAGAACACCTCCATGCAGGAGAGCTTCAGCATGATCTTCCTGGCTGTGCACAACAGCCAGCCGCGCGAGCTCCCGCTGCCGGACGCCATCCGCGCCTTCATCGATCACCGCATCGACGTCGTCCGCCGCCGCACCGCGTTCCTCCTAGGCAAGGCCCGCGAACGCGAACACACCTTGCTCGGCCTGCAGATCGCGCTTGACCACCTCGACACCGTCATTCGTGTCATCCGCAACAGCAGCAACCGTGCCGACGCCCGCGAAAACCTCTTCGCCTACTTCAGCGGCAAGCGCATCAACCTCCGCGGAACCGAACTCCAGGGCGTCACGCTTGACCCCGCCAAGTACGGCATTGACTCCGCCCTGCTGCCCGCCGCACCCGCAGGCTCCGCGCTCTCCGGCACGCTCATCCTCAGCTACCGCCAGATCGACGCCATCCTCGAACTGCAGCTCTACCGCCTCACCCAGCTCTCCATCGACGAGCTCCTCAACGAACTCGCCAAAGTCCGCGAAAACATCGCCTACTACGAGAGCATCCTGGCGTCGGAGAAGAAGCTGCGCGGCGTCATCGTCGCTGAACTCGAAGAGATTCGCGACAAGTACGGCGACGTCCGCCGCACGCAGATCGTGGACGAAACCGCCGAACTGCAGCTGGAAGACCTCATCGCCGACGAGCAGGTCGCCGTCACCGTCTCGCACTCCGGCTACCTCAAGCGCACGCCCATCTCCACCTACCGCCAGCAGCGCCGCGGCGGTACGGGACGCCTCGGCATGAAGACGCGCGAAGAAGATTTCGTCGCCTCGCTCATCGTCGACTCGACACATGCGTACCTGCTCTTCTTCACCAACACCGGCCGCGTCTTCTGGATGAAGATTTATGAGATTCCAGACGTAGGCGCCGCAGGCAAGGGCAAGCACATGGCCTCCATGCTCGCCCTCCAGCCCGGCGAAAAAATCGTCAACTACCTCGCCGTGCGCAACCTCAAGGAAGAGGGTAAATACGTCTTCTTCGCCACGCGTGACGGTATCGTCAAAAAGACACCGCTCGTTGACTTCAGCAACGTCATGGCTCGCGGCATCATCGCCATCAACATCGACAAGGAAGACGAACTCATCGGCGTCCGCCTTACCTCTGGTGACGACGTCGTGTTCCTCGCCACCCACGAGGGCATGGCCATCCGCTTTGAAGAGAAGTACGACCCCGAAAAGTCGGGCGGCCTCCGTCCCATGGGCCGCAACGCCGGCGGTAACAAGGGCATCACGCTCCGCAAGGGCGACTACGTCATCGGTGTCGCCGTCACACCGTCTGAGGACTCGCGCAACCGCAAGCGCCTCGAACTCGCCGCCAAACTCGATACCGCCAACGGCATCACGCACTCTGCCACACTTCTGCAGGAAATCAAGGACGGCACAGCTCTGAATCCGTCCGCGACCGACGCTTTGAAGGGCACAGGCTTCAGCCCGTCCGCGACCGACGCTTTGAAGGGCACAGGCTTCAGCCCGTCCGCGAACGACGTTTTAAAGGGCACGGGCTTGAGCTCATCCGCGACCGATGCTTTAAAGGGCACGGGCTTCAGCTCATCCGCGAACGATGCTTTGAAGGGGACGGGCTTCAGCCCGTCCGTTGAAGAAGCCCTGAAGAAGGGGGCTTCAGCCCCTGAGGGAGCCAAGGCGAACAAACCATCCTTGCTCGTCCAGGTCCTCCAGGCCATCGCCGATCTGCAAAAGGCAAAGTCCAGCGTCCCCCTCGAACTCGAAGGCGACCCCAACGAGAACGTGGTCGAAGCCGCTGCGCCGCAGGAACACGCAGCCCGTATCGAAGCGCTCGACAAGGAAATCGGCATCACGCCCTGCCTCATCCTCACCGTCAGTGAGAATGGCTTCGGCAAGCGGACAGACGTTGATGCTTACCGCCTCCAGTCACGCGGCGGCAAGGGCGTCATCAACATGCGCACCACGCCAAAAATCGGCAAGGTCAGCAGCATCCAGCTCGTCGACGAAACCACGGAACTCATGGTCATCAGCCAGTTCGGCAAGATCATCCGCATCGACACCAAGAGCATCCGCGCCGCAGGCCGAGCCACCATGGGCGTAAAGCTCCTCGACCTCGACGACGCAGACAAGGTAGCCGCAGCCGTAACCATCCCAGCAGAAGAAAAGAACGAAGAAGAAAAACCGCTCGTGCAGTAA
- a CDS encoding MFS transporter, whose product MPSAAPTASQRRYMPAWVTGILYGGTYNGFAAVSLSQLMPEHGVSLERTAEMITLILTASYVSFLLTPLVDCALPRRVWAGLLAIAAAACLCFSVPMLRAASENEGHGPHATALILVLFFGYLCNQMYTSTIGGMVPNLVRPSQHSAASAWLNISYLALTGAGGAICVWEVRNLPVGIAMFTVPIPILLCATPLFFIPKEDRAPRRVGEAMRKLFSDLWETARQPSYLFALLVFVIPSATFALQNLFGGMGADFHASPELTNLSVGLLFTIACAIGAAIGGPLSNRFDRRFLFIAPAMLAALGSLAMAFGPKTPWVFAAGLFFYNLMAGINYTATSALVFQIVGKNNPLSATQYAVSIAACNLAIAGSVFTDGKGAGRFGVRGALITDALLSLVLGSLVLLLVWKFGGGFPKPPIGEDELAEAVAGAKAT is encoded by the coding sequence ATGCCTTCCGCCGCTCCCACCGCATCGCAACGCCGCTACATGCCCGCGTGGGTCACCGGCATTCTCTACGGCGGAACATACAACGGCTTCGCGGCTGTGAGCCTCTCGCAACTGATGCCGGAACACGGCGTTTCGCTGGAGCGCACGGCGGAGATGATCACGCTGATCCTTACCGCAAGCTACGTTAGTTTTCTGCTGACACCGCTGGTGGACTGCGCTCTGCCGCGCCGCGTGTGGGCTGGATTGCTGGCCATTGCCGCAGCCGCGTGCCTCTGTTTTTCCGTGCCCATGCTGCGTGCAGCATCCGAAAACGAGGGGCATGGCCCGCACGCAACCGCGTTGATCCTGGTGCTGTTCTTCGGCTACCTGTGCAACCAGATGTACACCAGCACCATTGGCGGGATGGTGCCGAATCTTGTGCGTCCGTCGCAGCATTCCGCGGCCAGTGCGTGGCTCAACATCAGCTACCTTGCGCTTACCGGTGCAGGCGGCGCCATCTGCGTGTGGGAGGTGCGCAATCTTCCCGTTGGCATTGCCATGTTCACTGTCCCTATCCCCATTCTTCTGTGCGCCACACCACTCTTCTTCATTCCGAAAGAGGACCGCGCTCCACGCCGCGTGGGCGAAGCGATGCGCAAACTCTTCAGTGATCTGTGGGAGACGGCGCGGCAACCGAGTTATCTGTTTGCGCTGCTGGTGTTCGTCATCCCCTCTGCAACGTTCGCGCTCCAGAATCTTTTCGGCGGCATGGGTGCGGACTTTCATGCCAGCCCGGAGTTGACCAATCTCTCCGTGGGACTGCTGTTCACGATTGCATGCGCGATTGGCGCGGCGATTGGCGGACCACTGAGCAATCGCTTTGATCGCCGTTTTCTCTTCATTGCACCGGCGATGCTGGCTGCGCTTGGGTCGCTGGCGATGGCGTTTGGCCCGAAGACGCCGTGGGTGTTTGCAGCCGGACTCTTCTTTTACAACCTGATGGCAGGCATCAACTACACCGCGACCAGCGCGCTGGTCTTCCAGATTGTGGGTAAGAATAATCCACTGAGCGCTACGCAGTATGCGGTTTCGATTGCTGCCTGCAATCTGGCCATTGCGGGCTCTGTCTTCACCGATGGCAAGGGAGCGGGCCGCTTTGGAGTACGCGGCGCTTTGATCACCGATGCGTTATTGAGCCTCGTGCTGGGCTCGTTGGTTTTATTGCTTGTGTGGAAGTTTGGCGGAGGATTTCCGAAACCACCTATCGGCGAAGATGAACTTGCAGAAGCCGTGGCTGGCGCAAAGGCCACTTAG
- a CDS encoding carboxypeptidase-like regulatory domain-containing protein: protein MTRFRTTHLLFAGVLLLAPVLFHGASAHAQAAVATRNVTGTVVDKSGAAVKGAVVHLKDARALSQRSYITAEDGQFRFAQLSTSTDYELWADLNGRKSDSKNLSSFDNKKVQDITLKLP from the coding sequence ATGACGCGATTTCGTACCACGCATCTGCTTTTCGCTGGAGTTCTGCTGCTGGCGCCTGTGCTGTTTCACGGCGCATCTGCTCATGCCCAGGCAGCGGTCGCGACGCGTAATGTGACCGGCACCGTGGTCGACAAGTCCGGCGCGGCGGTGAAGGGTGCGGTCGTCCACCTGAAGGACGCGCGCGCGCTTTCTCAGCGCAGCTACATTACGGCAGAAGATGGGCAGTTTCGCTTTGCCCAGCTTTCCACGTCGACGGATTATGAACTGTGGGCAGACCTGAACGGGCGGAAATCCGACAGCAAGAATCTCAGCTCCTTCGATAACAAGAAGGTCCAGGACATAACACTGAAGCTGCCGTAA
- a CDS encoding sulfatase-like hydrolase/transferase, whose protein sequence is MRMNRRGFLGGLAAAAVVISTPSLVAAATRRPNIVVILADDLGYGDVSSYGAKDVATPHIDSLSRQGLRFTNAHTDAATCTPSRYAMMTGSYAWRKDGIAVLPGDAKLLIEPQQATIASVLKSAGYATGLVGKWHIGLGDGTIDWNGEIKPGPCELGFDDAFFFAATADRVPTVYIHNHRVVNLDPADPIHVSYKTKTGNEPTGKEDPELLKMKLSEGHDGTIVDGISRIGWMEGGKSARWVDEQMAATFTGKAVEFIDRNHDKPFLLYFTPSDIHVPRAPAEQFAGKNTCGVRCDVISQLDWSVGQVLAALKRNHLDENTLVIFTSDNGPVVNDGYDDGADRKLGQHKPAGPWRGGKYSIQEGGTRVPFVVRWQGTVKPGTSDALMSQVDLLASFAALTKQAVPAGSAQDSQNMLQPLLGRTMTGRESLVEEATALAIVEGQWKLVDRSQRPGVHTRPETGGLTEKSTRQFWGQPAYPTSPLELYNLKDDPYELHNLAGEHPEMVQRLREKLQQTRASIR, encoded by the coding sequence ATGCGTATGAATCGCAGAGGCTTTCTTGGCGGACTGGCAGCTGCTGCTGTTGTCATCTCAACCCCCAGCCTGGTGGCTGCAGCGACGCGCAGACCCAACATTGTGGTGATTCTGGCGGATGATCTTGGTTATGGCGATGTGTCCAGCTATGGCGCGAAAGATGTTGCGACACCGCATATTGATTCGCTTTCCAGGCAGGGTTTGCGATTTACGAATGCACATACGGATGCCGCCACCTGCACACCTTCGCGCTATGCCATGATGACGGGCAGCTATGCGTGGCGAAAGGACGGCATCGCGGTGCTGCCGGGCGATGCAAAGCTGCTCATCGAGCCGCAACAGGCGACGATTGCCTCTGTGTTGAAATCTGCCGGATATGCCACAGGGCTGGTGGGCAAATGGCACATTGGACTGGGCGATGGAACGATTGACTGGAATGGCGAGATCAAGCCTGGGCCGTGCGAGCTTGGCTTTGATGATGCGTTCTTCTTTGCGGCTACGGCAGACCGCGTGCCTACCGTCTATATCCACAATCATCGCGTGGTGAATCTTGATCCTGCCGACCCCATCCATGTTTCGTACAAGACAAAGACAGGCAACGAACCTACTGGAAAAGAAGACCCTGAACTGCTGAAGATGAAGTTGAGCGAAGGGCATGACGGCACCATTGTGGACGGCATCAGCCGCATTGGCTGGATGGAAGGTGGCAAGTCCGCGCGATGGGTGGATGAACAGATGGCCGCGACCTTCACTGGTAAGGCCGTTGAATTCATTGACCGCAACCATGACAAGCCTTTCCTGCTGTACTTCACGCCCAGCGATATTCATGTGCCGCGTGCTCCTGCGGAACAGTTCGCGGGCAAGAATACCTGCGGTGTGCGCTGCGACGTGATCAGCCAGTTGGACTGGAGTGTGGGACAGGTGCTGGCTGCGCTCAAACGCAATCATCTGGATGAGAACACGCTGGTCATCTTCACATCAGACAATGGGCCTGTTGTGAACGATGGCTATGACGATGGCGCGGATCGCAAGCTGGGGCAGCACAAGCCTGCGGGCCCGTGGCGTGGCGGGAAGTACTCCATACAGGAGGGCGGAACGCGTGTGCCTTTTGTGGTGCGCTGGCAGGGTACGGTGAAGCCGGGAACATCTGACGCGCTGATGAGTCAGGTGGATCTGCTGGCAAGCTTTGCCGCGCTTACAAAGCAGGCGGTTCCTGCGGGGTCTGCGCAGGATAGTCAGAATATGTTGCAGCCGCTGTTAGGGCGCACGATGACTGGCCGGGAATCGCTTGTGGAAGAGGCCACTGCTCTTGCCATTGTGGAGGGACAGTGGAAGCTGGTGGATCGTTCGCAACGGCCTGGCGTTCATACCAGGCCGGAGACGGGTGGCTTGACGGAGAAGTCCACCCGGCAGTTCTGGGGCCAGCCTGCGTATCCCACGTCGCCGCTGGAACTCTACAACCTGAAAGACGATCCTTATGAGTTGCACAATCTGGCCGGTGAACACCCGGAGATGGTGCAGAGGCTGCGTGAGAAGCTGCAACAAACACGTGCTTCTATACGCTGA
- a CDS encoding LysM peptidoglycan-binding domain-containing protein — MADLATLQQKYEPVLKAIDRFTPEGAQLQDVSLAGDKLHVKATLPSQVTLNFVWDQIKKVDAQYADLQHELINSGGQDQPYTTKPGDMLSKIAQHFYGDGNLYGIIAKANNIADPNKLGAGTTLNIPVRS, encoded by the coding sequence ATGGCTGATCTGGCAACACTCCAGCAGAAGTATGAACCTGTCCTGAAGGCAATCGACCGCTTCACCCCGGAAGGCGCGCAACTGCAGGATGTATCGCTCGCCGGCGACAAGCTGCATGTAAAGGCAACGCTGCCTTCACAGGTGACGCTGAACTTCGTATGGGATCAGATCAAAAAGGTCGACGCGCAATACGCCGACCTGCAACACGAACTCATCAACAGCGGCGGACAGGACCAGCCCTACACCACCAAGCCCGGCGACATGCTCAGCAAAATCGCACAGCACTTCTACGGCGACGGCAATCTCTACGGCATCATCGCAAAGGCAAACAACATCGCCGACCCAAACAAGCTAGGCGCAGGCACAACCCTGAACATTCCAGTGCGCAGCTAA
- a CDS encoding Fic family protein, whose protein sequence is MDRGMQGQYIKQGSGLSAFKAFDPKPLPPDPSLELSAGLSRAISRADQMLGRLDGLSSILRHPDLLIYFYIRKEAVLSSQIEGTQSTLSELLLFEAEPELRNDDIVEVLNYVAAMRHGLERLSSGFPLSLRLIKEMHEHLLREGRGSDRTPGEFRRSQNWIGGTYPGNALYVPPPVPEMNAALDYFEKFMNGAAEEMPILIQCALLHLQFETIHPFLDGNGRLGRLLMTMLLVQRGVLTKPLLYMSLYLKQNKARYYELLQEVRFKGNWEEWVLFFVEGVTITAERAVTLARQILDLFQKDEDKVQTLGPKRGSALQVLQALQHSPYSSAKHISEKTGLAFNTCVSSMQQLESLGIVHEITGRERKKTYRYSEYVTLLDQGTDLP, encoded by the coding sequence TTGGACCGTGGCATGCAAGGCCAATACATAAAACAAGGCAGCGGACTTTCTGCCTTTAAGGCATTTGATCCAAAACCTTTGCCGCCCGATCCTTCCCTCGAATTGTCTGCGGGGCTAAGCCGTGCGATTTCACGGGCAGACCAGATGTTGGGCCGTCTCGATGGTTTGTCATCGATACTCCGCCACCCCGATCTTTTGATCTATTTCTACATTCGTAAGGAAGCGGTCCTCTCATCCCAGATCGAAGGCACCCAATCCACGCTTTCTGAGCTTCTTCTTTTTGAAGCCGAGCCGGAACTTCGAAATGACGACATTGTGGAAGTACTCAATTACGTGGCTGCTATGCGTCATGGGTTAGAGCGTCTCAGTTCCGGTTTCCCCTTGAGTCTTCGGCTCATTAAAGAGATGCACGAACACCTGCTGCGGGAAGGACGTGGCAGCGACAGGACTCCTGGAGAATTCCGGCGTTCACAGAACTGGATTGGAGGAACATATCCCGGCAACGCGTTATACGTTCCTCCTCCTGTGCCTGAGATGAACGCAGCACTGGACTACTTTGAAAAGTTTATGAATGGTGCCGCAGAGGAGATGCCCATTCTGATTCAGTGCGCTCTTCTTCATCTGCAGTTTGAAACCATCCATCCTTTTCTGGATGGCAACGGCAGACTTGGACGTCTGCTGATGACGATGCTGTTGGTCCAAAGAGGAGTTCTCACAAAGCCTTTGCTTTATATGTCCCTTTACCTGAAGCAGAACAAAGCTCGCTACTACGAGCTGCTTCAGGAGGTTCGTTTCAAAGGAAACTGGGAAGAATGGGTACTCTTCTTTGTCGAGGGAGTAACGATCACGGCAGAGCGGGCCGTTACATTAGCCAGACAGATACTGGATCTTTTCCAGAAAGATGAAGATAAGGTTCAAACGCTGGGACCCAAGAGAGGCTCTGCCTTGCAAGTTCTGCAAGCGTTGCAGCATTCGCCTTACTCATCCGCAAAGCATATCTCCGAGAAAACAGGGCTTGCATTCAATACATGCGTATCTTCGATGCAACAACTCGAATCACTTGGAATTGTTCACGAGATCACCGGCAGGGAACGTAAGAAAACCTACCGGTATTCCGAGTACGTTACACTTCTCGACCAAGGCACAGACCTGCCATAA
- a CDS encoding rhomboid family intramembrane serine protease gives MSPRDPVTLTLPPFRGAVRRLVIALLAVYLLSGLFSVLLPSVWRFLGIFFLLTPLSVVRQGHIWQLLTYPFFNGGPLSFLFALLNLWFTGSMLEDIRGSRWFTELFYVSAVGGGILTTLLTALPPLVTGGRVTLPHLDPATAVGGVGAPLFGVLISFALFFGDTEFLLFFVLRAKAKYVVWIGGLIYVAMLLFGGNALWALLAICCGLSGYAYTKLAHRSGLSGSTSERWYGLRNGYYRWKRRRAARKFEVYMRKQDRVVKFDEDGRYIAPEEEKRNPADRKWMN, from the coding sequence ATGTCCCCGCGCGACCCAGTCACGCTTACTCTGCCACCCTTCCGCGGCGCCGTTCGCCGTCTCGTCATCGCGTTGCTGGCGGTATACCTGCTGAGCGGCCTGTTTTCAGTGCTGTTGCCCTCAGTGTGGCGCTTTCTGGGGATTTTCTTCCTGCTCACACCGTTGTCGGTCGTCCGTCAGGGCCACATCTGGCAGTTGCTGACCTACCCGTTTTTCAACGGTGGCCCCCTCTCCTTTCTGTTCGCGCTGCTGAACCTGTGGTTCACCGGCTCCATGCTGGAAGACATTCGCGGATCGCGCTGGTTCACGGAACTGTTTTATGTTTCGGCAGTCGGCGGCGGCATCCTCACCACGCTGCTTACCGCGCTGCCGCCTTTGGTTACCGGCGGACGAGTCACTCTGCCCCACCTGGACCCTGCCACCGCGGTGGGCGGCGTAGGCGCACCGTTATTCGGTGTCCTCATCTCCTTCGCCCTCTTCTTCGGCGACACAGAATTTCTCCTCTTCTTCGTCCTCCGCGCCAAAGCGAAATACGTCGTGTGGATCGGCGGCCTGATTTACGTGGCGATGCTGCTCTTTGGGGGCAATGCGTTGTGGGCCTTGCTGGCCATCTGCTGCGGCCTCAGCGGCTACGCCTATACAAAACTGGCACACCGCAGCGGCCTGTCTGGTTCCACCAGTGAACGCTGGTACGGCCTGCGCAACGGTTATTACCGCTGGAAGCGTCGTCGCGCCGCGCGCAAGTTTGAGGTCTACATGCGCAAGCAGGACCGCGTTGTGAAGTTCGACGAAGACGGCCGCTACATCGCGCCGGAAGAAGAAAAACGTAACCCAGCCGATCGTAAGTGGATGAACTAA
- a CDS encoding alpha/beta hydrolase, protein MNSGASRRLLCCAAAAFFAVLPVAARGQASPTPTGEPEVLHGSNGSITEVGVLGRAEYRIDVPASWNRSLVVFYHGYSESPFRYRLDGSIGAQPEQMYKRGFAVIQSGYSETGWALQAGYSDTESLRRYFVKKYGAPRETFAAGGSMGGALTMITLELNKNTYAGGLNLCGAVGPSYVHLDRRFAIRAAFDYYFPGLMGPLDTVPANFEESEALRQKVLTALRAKPDAALAMRELTQLHSDVEVARAIGYFTYVIGDLQKKAGGNPFDNRNWIYTGTSVNTATDYALNDGVHRYAPDKQARNYLMAHYWPSGRLTKPMLALHTIYDPLIPANSLTLYASEVAHAGFADNLVQQYVHREGHCTFTPDEVGHAFDELLTWVHSGKAPQAGLLH, encoded by the coding sequence ATGAACTCCGGTGCCTCACGTCGGCTTTTGTGCTGCGCTGCTGCCGCATTCTTTGCGGTGCTGCCAGTCGCTGCGCGGGGGCAGGCATCACCCACGCCCACCGGCGAACCGGAAGTGCTGCACGGCAGCAACGGCTCCATCACAGAAGTCGGGGTGCTGGGCCGCGCGGAGTACCGCATCGATGTACCCGCATCGTGGAACCGTTCGCTGGTGGTCTTTTACCACGGCTACTCGGAATCGCCATTTCGTTACCGCCTCGACGGCAGCATCGGTGCGCAGCCGGAGCAGATGTACAAACGCGGTTTCGCCGTCATTCAGAGCGGCTACAGCGAAACAGGATGGGCTCTCCAGGCGGGATATTCCGACACGGAATCGCTGCGCCGTTACTTCGTCAAAAAGTACGGCGCCCCGCGCGAGACATTTGCCGCAGGCGGTTCAATGGGCGGCGCGCTGACCATGATCACCCTGGAGCTGAACAAGAACACCTACGCAGGCGGCCTGAACCTGTGCGGTGCCGTCGGTCCCAGCTACGTGCATCTGGATCGTCGTTTCGCGATTCGCGCCGCGTTCGACTACTACTTCCCCGGCCTCATGGGACCGCTGGATACTGTTCCTGCGAATTTTGAAGAGAGTGAGGCGCTGCGGCAAAAAGTGCTTACCGCCCTGCGCGCCAAACCCGATGCGGCGCTGGCCATGCGCGAACTCACGCAGTTGCATTCTGACGTAGAGGTGGCGCGCGCCATCGGCTATTTCACGTACGTCATCGGCGATCTGCAGAAGAAGGCGGGCGGCAATCCCTTCGACAATCGCAACTGGATTTACACCGGCACCAGCGTGAACACAGCGACTGACTATGCACTGAACGACGGTGTCCACCGCTACGCACCTGATAAGCAGGCGCGCAACTACCTGATGGCCCATTACTGGCCCAGCGGCCGCCTGACGAAACCCATGCTGGCGCTGCACACCATTTACGATCCGTTGATCCCGGCGAATAGCCTGACGCTCTACGCCAGCGAAGTGGCGCACGCCGGTTTTGCCGACAACCTGGTGCAGCAGTATGTCCATCGCGAGGGCCACTGCACCTTCACGCCGGACGAGGTCGGCCACGCCTTTGACGAATTGTTGACATGGGTTCACAGCGGCAAGGCTCCGCAGGCCGGCCTGCTGCACTAA